In the Aromatoleum bremense genome, one interval contains:
- a CDS encoding 2-oxoacid:acceptor oxidoreductase subunit alpha: MSEAGYTSEVEVDTREAIGSGSTEAAGASSVRAVEALDSVVIRFVGDSGDGMQLTGSEFSKAVAKAGHGFATHPDYPSEIRAPTGTLFGVSGYQIQYGSRQVFTSGDAPDALVAMNPAALKTNLADVKHGGIIIANTGAFADTNLAKAGYASNPLEDGSLDGYRLFKIDISALTAAALRDSGLSKKEVGRCKNYFALGLMLCLYGRPIEDEIADVYEKFAKKPEFADANANALRAGYAYADAAEIFAATYQVREAAARPGVYRSITGNHAAALGFVAASESSGVGLFLGSYPITPATDILHELSALKHFNVTTYQAEDEIAGICSTIGAAYGGALGLTTTSGPGMALKTEAMGLAVMLELPLVIVNVQRGGPSTGLPTKIEQSDLLQAIYGRNGECPIPVIAARSPADCFDCAIEAFRIAVKYMTPVILLTDGGIANAAEPWRIPDVASLPKVEVSYRTDPEGFQPYARDENLARAWVRPGTPGMEHRVGGLEKDFLSGNISHDPLNHQRMVDVRAAKVAGTAQDIPPTTVEGPASGELLVIGWGSTYGTIAQAREKAEAEGRSVAHVHLRHLNPLPPDLGELLGRYKTVLVPELNMGQLSKLLRERYLRDVVPLNKVQGKPFKVSEVHDRILELS; this comes from the coding sequence ATGTCAGAAGCCGGATACACGTCCGAGGTCGAAGTGGATACCAGGGAAGCGATCGGCAGCGGCAGCACCGAAGCCGCCGGCGCGTCGAGCGTACGGGCGGTCGAGGCGCTCGACAGCGTCGTGATCCGTTTCGTCGGCGACTCCGGCGACGGCATGCAGCTCACCGGTTCGGAATTCTCGAAGGCCGTCGCGAAGGCCGGGCACGGCTTCGCGACGCATCCCGACTACCCGTCCGAAATCCGCGCGCCGACCGGCACCCTGTTCGGCGTCTCCGGCTACCAGATCCAGTACGGGTCGCGCCAGGTATTCACGTCCGGCGACGCGCCCGACGCGCTCGTCGCGATGAATCCGGCGGCGCTGAAGACCAACCTCGCCGACGTCAAGCACGGCGGCATCATCATCGCGAACACCGGCGCGTTCGCCGATACGAACCTCGCGAAAGCCGGCTACGCGAGCAATCCGCTCGAGGACGGCAGCCTCGACGGCTATCGCCTGTTCAAGATCGACATCTCGGCGCTGACTGCGGCGGCGCTGCGCGACTCCGGCCTGTCGAAGAAGGAAGTCGGCCGCTGCAAGAACTACTTCGCGCTCGGCCTGATGCTGTGCCTGTACGGCCGGCCGATCGAAGACGAGATCGCCGACGTCTACGAGAAGTTCGCGAAGAAGCCGGAATTCGCCGATGCCAACGCGAACGCGCTGCGCGCCGGCTACGCTTACGCCGACGCCGCGGAGATCTTCGCTGCGACCTACCAGGTGCGCGAAGCCGCGGCGAGGCCGGGCGTCTATCGCAGCATCACCGGCAACCACGCCGCGGCGCTCGGCTTCGTCGCCGCGTCCGAGTCGTCCGGCGTCGGGCTCTTCCTCGGCTCGTACCCGATCACGCCGGCGACCGACATCCTGCACGAACTGTCCGCGCTGAAGCATTTCAATGTCACGACCTACCAGGCCGAGGACGAGATCGCCGGCATCTGCTCGACGATCGGCGCGGCCTACGGCGGCGCGCTCGGCCTGACGACGACTTCCGGCCCCGGCATGGCGCTGAAGACCGAGGCGATGGGCCTCGCGGTGATGCTGGAGCTGCCGCTGGTGATCGTCAACGTGCAGCGCGGCGGCCCGTCGACCGGCCTGCCGACGAAGATCGAGCAGTCCGACCTGCTGCAGGCGATCTACGGGCGCAACGGCGAATGCCCGATCCCGGTGATCGCCGCGCGCTCGCCCGCCGACTGCTTCGATTGCGCGATCGAGGCGTTCCGCATCGCCGTCAAGTACATGACGCCGGTGATCCTGCTGACCGACGGCGGCATCGCGAACGCCGCCGAGCCGTGGCGGATTCCGGACGTCGCGAGCCTGCCGAAAGTCGAGGTGAGCTATCGCACCGATCCGGAAGGCTTCCAGCCGTACGCGCGCGACGAGAACCTCGCGCGCGCCTGGGTGCGCCCCGGCACGCCGGGCATGGAGCACCGCGTCGGCGGCCTGGAAAAGGACTTCCTCAGCGGCAACATCTCGCACGACCCGCTGAACCACCAGCGCATGGTCGATGTGCGCGCCGCGAAAGTCGCCGGCACCGCGCAGGACATCCCGCCGACGACGGTCGAGGGGCCGGCGTCCGGCGAGCTGCTCGTCATCGGCTGGGGCAGCACCTACGGCACGATCGCGCAGGCGCGCGAGAAGGCCGAGGCCGAAGGCCGCTCGGTCGCGCACGTGCATCTGCGCCACCTGAACCCGCTGCCGCCGGACCTCGGCGAGCTGCTCGGGCGCTACAAGACGGTGCTGGTGCCGGAACTCAACATGGGGCAACTCTCGAAGCTGCTGCGCGAACGCTACCTGCGCGACGTCGTGCCGCTGAACAAGGTGCAGGGCAAGCCCTTCAAGGTCAGCGAAGTCCATGACCGCATCCTCGAACTGAGCTGA